The genomic window CCGGGAAAGGCCCCGGGAAAAGAGAAGAGTATCATTGGCAAAGAGCAGGGAGGGCGCCTCTCCGGCGGCAAAATACCCTTGGAGGCTGGCAAGCGCGGGCTTGCCGACCGGGACTCCCGCCGTGCAGCCGTTGAGAGCCACCTTGCTCAAGTCGCTGAAGCGCCACCCCTCGTCCTTTCGGCTCGGCATGGGCAGGCGCTCATAGTCGACCCACGCGGCATCCTGTATCTCTTTCCACCAGGCGGGAAGAGCCGCCGCCTTCTCGCCCTGGTTCGGAGCCTCCGTGATCACTCGTTTTGGCAGATCCACTTCTCCTCCATGGGCACCGGTCAGCCGACAGAACCTTCCATTTCCAGATCGATCAACCGCTTGAGCTCCACACTGTATTCCATCGGGAACTCGCGGACGAGGTCGTTGATGAATCCATTCACGCTCAAGCTCATGGCTTCAGATTCCGGCAGCCCGCGCTGCTGCATGTAGAAGATCTGCTCGGCGCTGATCTTGCTTACGCTGGCTTCGTGTTGGACGGCACTCCGGTTCCCGCGCAGCGTGATGGCCGGATAGGTGTCGGTGCGCGAAGTCGTGTTGATGAGGAGGGCGTCGCACTCGGTGTTGTTCTTGCAACCCTTGAGGTGGCTGGGAATCGTCACCTGGCCGCGATAACTGGAACGTCCCTCGCCGATGCTGATGCTCTTGGCAATGATGTTGCTGGTGGTCTCGTCAGCGAGGTGGATCATCTTTGCCCCGGTATCCTGGTGCTGGCCGCTGTTGGCCAGCGCAATGCTCAGCACCTCTCCGCGCGCCTTGCGGCCGCGCAGAATCACGGCAGGATATTTCATCGTCAGGCGCGAGCCGATGTTGCAGTCGATCCAGCGGATCTCCGCATTTTCCATGGCTGTCCCCCTCTTGGTGACGAGGTTGAAGACGTTCGGGCTCCAGTTTTGGACCGTGATATACTGGATTTTCGCTCCGGCGAGAGCCACCAACTCCACGACGGCGCTGTGAAGCGTGGCCGAATCGAAGCGCGGAGCGGTGCAGCCCTCCATATAGGTCACCTCCGCTCCCTCGTCGGCGATGATAAGGGTGCGCTCGAACTGGCCGAAACTTTCCGCATTGATCCGGAAGTAGGCCTGCAGCGGGTGGCTCACCTTGACCCCGGGAGGGACGTAGATGAAGCTTCCGCCGCTGAACACCGCGCTGTTGAGCGCAGCAAATTTGTTGTCCCCGGGAGGGATGACCTTGCCGAACCATTTGCGAAAGATTTCGGGGTGCTTGTGAAGCCCCTCGGTGCTCCCGACGAAGATGACCCCCTGGTCGCGAAGCGCGTCCTTCATATGGGAATAGGCCGCTTCGCTGTCGAACTGGGCCTCCACTCCCGCGAGAAACTTGCGCTCTTGCTCCGGTACGCCGAGGCGTTCGAAGGTCCGCTTCACCTCCTCCGGGACCTCTTCCCAAGTCCTGCCCGCCCGCTGCCCATGCGCCAAGTAGTAGCGGATTTGCGAGAAGTCGATTTCCTCTAATTGCTTGCTTGCCCAATGGGTGGGCAAAGGCTCGCGAAGAAAGATGGCCAAAGCGCGTTTGCGAAAGGCGCGAAGCCATTCCGGATCTCCCTTGGCCTCGCAGATGTAGTCGATCGTCTGCTCGGAAAGGCCCGTTCCGGCGTCGAAGGCGTACTTTACATCATAGTGAAAATCGCCCAGGTTTCGGTCGAGCTGGAGCAGATCCGTTCCAGCGATGGCTTGCTCTTCTGTCATGATCGCGTCTCCTTCTTCGATAACCTACGCCTAGGCTCCCGTCTCCGCCAGGGGAGAAAGGTTCGGGGACCCGTATCGTTCCTCCAGGGAGCCGTACCCGCGCCGCTCGAGCTCCTGGGCGAGCTCCGGTCCACCGCTCTGGACGATTCGTCCTGCCACCATGACATGAACGAAGTCCGGCGCGACGTAATCGAGGAGCCTTTGATAATGCGTGATGATCAGAAAACCCACTTCGGGGCCCCGCAGACGGTTGACTCCATTCGCAACGACCTTGAGGGCGTCGATGTCGAGACCGCTGTCGGTCTCGTCCAGGATGCCATACCGGGGGTGGAGCATCGCCATTTGCAGGACTTCCGCGCGTTTCTTCTCCCCTCCCGAAAAGCCGGCGTTCAAGGGGCGCGAGCTGAATTGGCGTTGCATCCCGAGAGCATCCATTTCGTGATAGAGCTTCTGATAAAACTCGGTCACAGAGAGAGATTCTCCTTCGGGGAGCCGCGCCTGCACCGCTGCCCGCAGGAAGTTGGCGATGCTCACCCCGGGGATTTCGCAGGGGTATTGAAAAGCGAGGAAGAGGCCCATCCGGGCGCGCTCATCGGGCTCGCGATCAAGAAGCGGGACGCCGTCGAGCGAGACGGAACCCTGAGTCACGTCGTAATCGGGATGGCCGGCGAGCACCTTGGCCAGCGTGCTCTTCCCCGACCCGTTGGGTCCCATGATGGCATGAGTCTCTCCCGGCCGAATCTCCAGGGAAATGCCCCGCAGAATTTCCCGTTCGACTATCCTTGCATGCAGGTCGCAGATTTGAAGGCTCATGACTCGCGTTGTCGTTTCCTGTTCTCTCGTCGCATGGAGCAAAAACTGTGCCGACTGGGCTTCTCCGGGAATTCCCGATCGCTCTCGGAGAAAATGCTACACTTTGTCGGAAGAGAAACATGGCAAAAAGAAGCGGGGGCAGCAATGTGTCTTTTTTTATGCCACGGATGGGCTATGGTTGGATGCAGATCCGCCGCCGGGATTCGGAAGGCGGCTTCGGCCGGCAATACGGAGTGTAGCTCAGCCTGGTCAGAGCGCTTGCTTTGGGAGCAAGAAGTCGCAGGTTCGAATCCTGCCACTCCGAGTGCGGGCGAACGGGTCGGTTCCCTAATGCTTTGACACGAGGCCACCCGCCAGCCCGGTATCGAGCCGGGCAAGGAAGCGCTCCTTGTCCCGAGCATGCCCAAAGGCCTCCTGGGCGCCGACGATCCCGGAGTGACAGAGATCCCACAAGGCATCGTCAACGTGCTTGCCTCCCTCCGATCCCACTTGGACGAACTCTTTGAGGGTGGAGAGGGATCCGCCCCGAATCGCTGCCGCCACGGCAGGATGGACAGGAAGGGTTTCGTAGAGAACGGCGACTCCCCTCCCGTCGAGGCGTGGCAGGACGGTTGGGGACAGGACCAGCCGCAGCATCGCGGCCACGCGCTCCGCACCCGTATTCGTTTCGCTTTGCCGCAGGGTGCGGAGCAAGCTTGCCACTCCGTCCGCCGCTCCCTCGGCTTCATGGGTCGCGAGCACAAGCTTTCCTGATTCGGCCAAATCGAGAGCCGCCTCGATCGCCGGGGTTTCGCGCAGGGGATCGATGGCCACCATGTCTGCGTCGCGAGCGAGGGGTGAGCCGAGTGCCCTCGCCATGTCGGGGAAGTCCCGAGGAGTCTCCCAACGGCTGATCCAGCTCCGTCCGGGTGGATAGGAGAAGCGGGCGGGCTCTTCCTCCAGTGCGAGGATGTGCCAGCACT from Methylacidimicrobium sp. B4 includes these protein-coding regions:
- the sufC gene encoding Fe-S cluster assembly ATPase SufC — encoded protein: MSLQICDLHARIVEREILRGISLEIRPGETHAIMGPNGSGKSTLAKVLAGHPDYDVTQGSVSLDGVPLLDREPDERARMGLFLAFQYPCEIPGVSIANFLRAAVQARLPEGESLSVTEFYQKLYHEMDALGMQRQFSSRPLNAGFSGGEKKRAEVLQMAMLHPRYGILDETDSGLDIDALKVVANGVNRLRGPEVGFLIITHYQRLLDYVAPDFVHVMVAGRIVQSGGPELAQELERRGYGSLEERYGSPNLSPLAETGA
- a CDS encoding ATPase, T2SS/T4P/T4SS family, whose protein sequence is MNDLHKILASALANGATAVHLFGGEAPAARVNGKLGPLPFPPVSPEQANRWLQSLARRDDWSAAERVGSGRIPCYPGPGGILFRGRFSAGKPPAGMILFPLLPPPPFSPRAAPPPLRHLGALRGLVLLAGGIAAGKSTLLASLVAWLGNIECWHILALEEEPARFSYPPGRSWISRWETPRDFPDMARALGSPLARDADMVAIDPLRETPAIEAALDLAESGKLVLATHEAEGAADGVASLLRTLRQSETNTGAERVAAMLRLVLSPTVLPRLDGRGVAVLYETLPVHPAVAAAIRGGSLSTLKEFVQVGSEGGKHVDDALWDLCHSGIVGAQEAFGHARDKERFLARLDTGLAGGLVSKH
- the sufB gene encoding Fe-S cluster assembly protein SufB — protein: MTEEQAIAGTDLLQLDRNLGDFHYDVKYAFDAGTGLSEQTIDYICEAKGDPEWLRAFRKRALAIFLREPLPTHWASKQLEEIDFSQIRYYLAHGQRAGRTWEEVPEEVKRTFERLGVPEQERKFLAGVEAQFDSEAAYSHMKDALRDQGVIFVGSTEGLHKHPEIFRKWFGKVIPPGDNKFAALNSAVFSGGSFIYVPPGVKVSHPLQAYFRINAESFGQFERTLIIADEGAEVTYMEGCTAPRFDSATLHSAVVELVALAGAKIQYITVQNWSPNVFNLVTKRGTAMENAEIRWIDCNIGSRLTMKYPAVILRGRKARGEVLSIALANSGQHQDTGAKMIHLADETTSNIIAKSISIGEGRSSYRGQVTIPSHLKGCKNNTECDALLINTTSRTDTYPAITLRGNRSAVQHEASVSKISAEQIFYMQQRGLPESEAMSLSVNGFINDLVREFPMEYSVELKRLIDLEMEGSVG